The following proteins come from a genomic window of Methanosarcina sp. MTP4:
- a CDS encoding DUF1673 family protein encodes MNVFAKSIRKLMGWCPNAKTLENDPWINPDNFETYDRSGGEKADRSRGEKTGSNLSRMKGIGLLITSIGTFAAALSLALDLKGNVSSLMVGVGTLLFLIGTLLYIRS; translated from the coding sequence ATGAATGTATTTGCAAAAAGTATAAGGAAACTGATGGGGTGGTGTCCAAATGCAAAAACACTTGAAAACGACCCCTGGATCAACCCTGATAATTTTGAAACATATGATAGATCCGGAGGAGAAAAAGCTGATCGGTCCAGAGGAGAAAAAACCGGAAGCAATCTTAGCCGTATGAAAGGAATTGGATTGTTAATTACAAGTATAGGTACTTTTGCTGCGGCGTTGTCACTTGCTCTGGATTTAAAAGGTAACGTATCATCACTGATGGTAGGAGTAGGGACGCTCTTATTTTTAATTGGCACTCTCCTCTACATTAGATCCTGA
- a CDS encoding DUF1673 domain-containing protein produces the protein MIPGMEQYIRKLMGWCPYAKTPENGYQIPFENFEANAWEGREKAGTPETLYGYRKASTRLLRMNASFTFLHPVVLAIIGLNRGALLAGLGISMLFGIFDWKKQMKRYDTLEKEPVLDYSGKVKLFKKWHGIPGCIFLLLIFYLWYEIKAFALMDLYSFVAGTLVFLWFSYLQMIYWERKNHKKLYFKSCGTWNTSYAVREK, from the coding sequence ATGATTCCGGGTATGGAACAGTACATAAGGAAACTGATGGGCTGGTGCCCTTATGCAAAAACACCTGAAAACGGGTACCAAATCCCCTTTGAGAATTTTGAAGCAAATGCCTGGGAAGGAAGAGAAAAAGCAGGTACACCGGAAACCCTTTACGGGTACAGAAAAGCAAGCACCCGACTCCTCCGAATGAACGCGAGTTTTACTTTCCTGCATCCTGTGGTGCTTGCCATAATAGGCCTGAACCGGGGAGCGCTTCTTGCCGGACTTGGCATTTCCATGCTGTTTGGCATCTTCGACTGGAAGAAACAAATGAAAAGATATGATACCCTGGAAAAAGAACCTGTACTCGATTACTCCGGCAAGGTAAAGCTGTTTAAAAAATGGCACGGAATTCCGGGGTGCATATTTTTGCTCCTGATTTTTTACCTGTGGTATGAAATCAAGGCGTTTGCCCTGATGGATCTCTATTCTTTCGTTGCAGGCACTCTAGTTTTCCTCTGGTTCAGTTACCTGCAAATGATTTACTGGGAGCGGAAAAACCATAAAAAACTTTACTTCAAAAGTTGCGGGACTTGGAATACCTCGTATGCGGTCAGGGAGAAATGA